The following coding sequences are from one Anabas testudineus chromosome 16, fAnaTes1.2, whole genome shotgun sequence window:
- the si:dkeyp-97a10.2 gene encoding uncharacterized protein si:dkeyp-97a10.2 — protein sequence MDQQYFLCWRVVPLLLLMPCGLQCMSVHILAEQPVHVIPGSSLLLKARIEPGPLEKVSTITWEREPETGKAPVRVTLATCPGGSQNCVGRRPSVHVNVDQQEATLQINGYSRADSGVYAVTVTDHTGANTTAHCIVREYEAVHHVSVSINVSHSLLICGEAWGTDPHFSWLHERVAITKAVGRVSKDGATLFVSMTPICGHFTCLVSNKLGHSSATYSAAPCETEGRGTMAAVVCLSLLLLFGGVVTFLLLRRHRQSKRGERLHEHLDDTI from the exons ATGGATCAGCAGTATTTCCTGTGCTGGAGAGTTGTCCCACTGCTTCTCTTGA TGCCGTGTGGGCTCCAGTGTATGTCAGTGCACATCCTCGCTGAGCAACCTGTGCATGTAATCCCAGGTTCCAGTCTGCTTCTGAAAGCCAGGATAGAGCCGGGACCTCTGGAGAAGGTCTCCACGATAACCTGGGAACGGGAGCCTGAAACTGGAAAAGCTCCCGTGAGAGTGACACTGGCTACATGCCCTGGCGGAAGCCAGAACTGTGTTGGGAGGAGGCCAAGTGTCCATGTGAACGTGGATCAGCAGGAGGCGACACTTCAGATTAATGGATACAGCCGAGCGGACAGCGGCGTGTACGCTGTGACTGTGACAGATCACACAGGAGCCAATACCACTGCACACTGCATAGTCAGGGAATATG AGGCGGTGCACCACGTCTCAGTCAGCATCAACGTGTCTCACTCCCTGCTGATCTGTGGAGAGGCCTGGGGGACAGACCCCCATTTCAGCTGGCTCCACGAGAGAGTCGCCATCACCAAGGCGGTGGGAAGAGTCTCCAAGGATGGAGCCACGTTGTTCGTTAGCATGACTCCTATTTGTGGCCATTTCACCTGCCTGGTCAGCAACAAACTGGGCCACAGTTCTGCAACTTACTCAGCAG CCCCTTGTGAGACAGAGGGCAGAGGGACAATGGCAGCTGTGGTGTGTCtcagcctcctgctgctgttcgGAGGAGTGGTGACATTTCTGCTGTTGAG GAGACACAGGCAAAgtaaaagaggagagaggttgCATGAACACTTGGATGACACCATCTGA